The following DNA comes from Riemerella anatipestifer ATCC 11845 = DSM 15868.
TTGTAAAATTTGACCTCAATGTTTTGGTAAAGGAAATCTTTGATTTTTTAGATATAGAGGCTCAAAAGAAGGGCACTCAGCTAAGCCTTAAAAGTAATGGAGCTATATGGGTTTTAGCCGATAAACAGAAAATATCACAAGTTTTACTCAATTTAGTTTCTAACGCAATACATTACGCTAATAGAGAGAAAGCGGTGGTAGAAGTTATTACTTCAGTTCATAAAGATAAAGTAGTGGTAGAGGTTAAAGACAATGGTATGGGGATAAAACCAGAGATACTTCCCCGTATTTTTGAACGCTTTTATCGTGTAGAAAGCAGCCGAAACAGAAGGGAAGGTGGGTCTGGTTTAGGTTTAGCTATTGTAAAACACATCTTAGAAGCTCACGGGCAAAATATTGAAGCCAAAAGTGTGTATTTAAACGGAGCGAGTTTTATTTTTACTTTAGATAAAGCTTAGTTTAGAAATTATTTATTTGCATATTTATATAAAAATCCTTATATTAGCCCTATATCTTTAATCATAATAAATACAAACTACAATGAAGAAAAACATTTTAAGCTTATTCTTTGCAACGAGCATTGGTCTGTTAGCTCTAAGTTCTTGCGGAAAAGATAAACCTCTTACTAGTGAATCTAATGAAGTTACCACTACTAAAGAGGGGCAAGTATATGCCATAGATACAGCAACCAGTAAGATAGAGTGGAAAGGCTATAAAGTAGTAAAGTCTGATAATACTAGCCACTTTGGAGATATTAAATTTGAAAGTGGGGAAATTACCGTAAAAGACGGTAAGCTAGAGAGTGGGAAATTCGTGGCGAATATGAACACTTTAGCGAACAGAGATATTACAGATGACGCAGAGAAATCGGCTAAATTAGATGGACATCTTAAAAATGAAGATTTTTTTGAGGTGGAAAAATTCCCAACATCATCTTTTGAAAT
Coding sequences within:
- a CDS encoding YceI family protein, with the translated sequence MKKNILSLFFATSIGLLALSSCGKDKPLTSESNEVTTTKEGQVYAIDTATSKIEWKGYKVVKSDNTSHFGDIKFESGEITVKDGKLESGKFVANMNTLANRDITDDAEKSAKLDGHLKNEDFFEVEKFPTSSFEITKVTETTEGDYNTLLDGNLTIKGITKPVQFKANVKVEEGKVSIKTEPTDIKREDFGVKFQMPVANGVIKNEVTVHVSIDASQLK